The following proteins are encoded in a genomic region of Vanessa tameamea isolate UH-Manoa-2023 chromosome 4, ilVanTame1 primary haplotype, whole genome shotgun sequence:
- the LOC113394459 gene encoding tetratricopeptide repeat protein 14 homolog isoform X3, with amino-acid sequence METTLDASLVAQSINYHGQQLQKTWEGERGEEDLPKIGVGPLDFAVYQSRHKHLTFQDRGKRLKLHQFIAKEANALFDASLLEETPSSSSLGADATTPEDNLFALMPPFETFLNVDKSARLRHFFDNVKTGELIIGAVINRTASGMMLKVLCTAGPTSRYVADINVKAFLPVANIIPAVDKKNVSRNYLMNDTVCCEVIEVIPDTDKMVCGMKGVTRGPDDPLPKPPLGLLSTDDFPLIYKKTMEMKGENYEAILEKSPGFNNPNCVQYLSELLGISNMHCTNFSTLRGGFSITDYADELRQAQASKWAFRSVAEGIEHFKAGRHSEAFQCLNKALSIDPRNVEGLVARGALYANSGTFKKAIEDFETSLKLNPNHANARKYLGETLVALGRSYEDENKIAEAQKAYEDCLAIIPFHEEAQNSLDFLKSKTSTTKPLIEPAELLLPGLTGAKSFEMKETLKQLLNLTEKKEKKKKKKRGKGKKKRSSSSSSSSSDSSSSSSSSESSSSSSDSSESEGPNRKKKRRSQSNNKRQRSLSPLSKRMAMLGDSDSASRTHNSQFNHPYGYQPPPPPIDEPSNVTVRSQADIDYELKVRKFLEMTKEDSDYEEKVRNFLEETAQYKRNRKMQELGQQTQPGAADHDKKKKKKKDKKKKKESKRKRKEQEREEKRKAKLARMSNNSEYNLRDLENIGDKKLRDAIRKELKGKSKRDLSSEGEYERKHTEKSRILDDMDGLKELESKLSAYHVMVEKEVLGKRDGRSSASPIDQAPPPPLEKPKWKMSMNAVKEPGVKKKDTPVQKGYKERYAFEDSSDDSQDGRSKPSPSSGDKNVSVRRAMAMKEPPPLPSAPPPKAGREPDPPGTEPSHAHQHSHQQHQSHTSHAPPVRKGNIVLDKFGSFRLAQEGETPVSVGDGRPEQFVTRIKPPTPSGRRPRSPPSPRRHSSNSSDEDRRSPKRSRSRSRPRKYRSRSGSRSRSGSSASGSVASRRRRSASPRSRSRSDARSSYYSRSRSRSRSGSRDRFRRFGRRGGNWRGRGGFERGTYYRPRFHTYNGGGNRGRGRGGGDFRRDDGRRFQPEWRDNRSRGGRPFRPRRGGGGRGRPFRGGGFRDFRDRRGGRYSRSRSPDRTRRSRSYSPERREKERDSHRSEGEYEEERYVDRKEYDGKWADGNEPERNHVEEKQEEQPPKE; translated from the exons ATGGAAACGACCCTGGATGCGTCCTTAGTGGCGCAATCCATAAACTACCATGGGCAGCAACTACAAAAAACGTGGGAGGGCGAGCGAGGCGAGGAAGATCTGCCAAAGATTGGCGTAGGACCATTGGATTTTGCAGTGTACCAGTCCAGGCACAAGCATTTGACTTTCCAAGATCGTGGAAAGAGGCTCAAGTTACATCAGTTTATAGCTAAAGAAGCCAATGCATTATTTGATGCATCGTTATTAGAAGAAACTCCATCGTCCTCCAGTTTAGGGGCTGATGCCACTACGCCCGAAGACA ATTTGTTTGCTTTGATGCCAccatttgaaacatttttgaatGTGGACAAATCTGCCagattaagacatttttttgaT AATGTGAAGACAGGGGAGCTTATCATAGGAGCTGTGATCAACAGAACTGCCTCGGGAATGATGTTGAAGGTTCTTTGTACGGCTGGACCCACTTCTAGATATGTTGCTGATATCAATGTTAAG GCTTTTTTACCTGTGGCAAATATCATACCAGCAGTGGACAAGAAAAATGTGTCAAGAAACTACCTGATGAATGACACTGTGTGCTGTGAAGTTATTGAAGTTATCCCAGACACAGACAAAATGGTGTGCGGCATGAAAGGCGTCACTCGGGGCCCGGACGACCCGCTACCTAAGCCTCCTCTCGGACTCCTCAGCACTGACGATTTTCCACTAATCTACAA GAAAACTATGGAAATGAAAGGAGAAAACTATGAAGCCATATTGGAGAAGAGCCCTGGGTTCAATAATCCAAACTGCGTCCAATACCTCTCTGAACTACTTGGAATTTCCAACATGCACTGCACGAATTTTTCAACATTgag ggGAGGTTTTTCAATTACCGATTATGCTGATGAACTTCGTCAAGCTCAAGCAAGCAAGTGGGCATTTAGATCTGTAGCTGAAGGTATTGAACACTTTAAAGCAGGAAGACATTCAGAAGCATTCCAATGTCTTAATAAGGCATTGAGCATAGATCCTAGAAATGTGGAAGGTCTTGTTGCAAGAGGAGCTCTTTATGCAAACAGTGGAACATTTAAGAAGGCCATAGAAGACTTTGAAACTTCTCTTAAGCTGAACCCCAACCATGCAAACGCACGTAAATATTTGGGAGAGACCCTCGTAGCTTTGGGTCGAAGTTATGAAGATGAGAATAAAATAGCAGAAGCACAGAAGGCTTATGAAGATTGTCTTGCAATAATACCATTTCATGAAGAAGCTCAGAATTCATTAGATTTTCTCAAGAGTAAGACATCTACAACAAAGCCTTTGATTGAGCCAGCTGAATTACTTTTGCCAGGTTTGACAGGAGCAAAATCATTTGAAATGAAAGAAACATTGAAACAACTGTTAAATTTAACTGAgaagaaagaaaagaaaaagaagaaaaagcGTGGCAAAGGTAAAAAGAAAAGATCAAGCAGCTCTTCGTCATCATCGAGTGATTCATCTAGCTCCAGTTCCTCTTCAGagtcttcatcatcatcatcggaTTCAAGTG AATCAGAAGGGCCAAATCGCAAGAAAAAGCGTCGATCGCAATCAAATAACAAGAGGCAGCGCTCGCTGTCACCGCTCAGCAAGCGCATGGCGATGCTCGGAGACTCCGACTCCGCGTCGCGCACGCACAACTCGCAGTTCAACCACCCCTACGGGTACCAGCCGCCCCCGCCGCCCATTGATGAGCCCAGCAACGTGACCGTGAGATCGCAGGCCGATATTGACTACGAATTAAAg gtACGAAAGTTCCTTGAAATGACCAAGGAAGATTCTGACTACGAAGAAAAGGTACGCAACTTTTTAGAAGAAACAGCTCAGTATAAACGCAATCGTAAGATGCAGGAATTAGGTCAGCAGACACAGCCGGGAGCTGCTGATCATgacaagaagaagaagaaaaagaaagacAA AAAAAAGAAGAAAGAGTCGAAACGGAAACGAAAGGAGCAAGAGAGAGAAGAAAAGAGAAAAGCGAAGTTGGCGCGAATGTCTAACAACTCTGAATATAATCTTCGTGACTTAGAGAATATTGGTGACAAAAAACTGAGGGATGCAATAAg AAAGGAATTAAAAGGGAAATCGAAGAGAGACCTCAGTTCAGAAGGAGAATATGAGCGAAAACACAccgaaaaaag CCGGATATTAGATGACATGGACGGCTTAAAAGAGCTGGAATCAAAACTCAGCGCATACCACGTAATGGTAGAAAAGGAAGTTCTGGGCAAACGAGACGGGCGCAGTTCGGCGAGCCCCATCGACCAAGCACCTCCGCCGCCCCTCGAGAAACCAAAATGGAAGATGTCTATGAACGCTGTTAAGGAACC GGGTGTAAAGAAAAAAGACACTCCAGTACAAAAAGGATATAAAGAGCGCTACGCATTCGAAGATAGTTCCGATGATTCACAAGACGGACGATCTAAG CCATCTCCTTCGAGCGGCGACAAGAACGTGTCGGTGAGGCGCGCAATGGCTATGAAGGAGCCGCCACCGCTGCCGTCTGCGCCGCCGCCCAAGGCCGGCCGCGAGCCCGACCCGCCTGGCACCGAGCCCTCGCACGCGCACCAGCACTCTCACCAGCAGCACCAGTCGCACACCTCGCACGCGCCG CCTGTCCGCAAAGGAAATATTGTCCTGGACAAATTCGGTTCATTCCGACTCGCGCAAGAGGGCGAAACACCAGTGTCAGTGGGTGACGGTCGACCTGAACAGTTTGTAACACGGATCAAGCCACCTACACCATCTGGTCGCAGACCGAGATCACCTCCCTCGCCGCGAAGACATTCTTCTAACTCATCAGATGAAGATCGTCGTTCACCAAAACGATCTAGAAGCAG GTCTCGTCCCCGCAAGTATCGCTCTCGCTCTGGGTCCCGTTCACGCTCGGGCTCGAGCGCCAGCGGGTCCGTAGCGTCGCGCAGACGCCGCTCCGCTTCGCCGCGCTCGCGCTCGCGCTCGGACGCGAGGAGCTCGTATTACTCGCGAAGCAGATCCCGCTCTCGCTCTGGCTCTAGAGACAG GTTCCGTCGTTTCGGTCGCCGTGGAGGTAACTGGCGTGGTCGCGGCGGTTTCGAACGTGGTACATACTATCGTCCACGTTTCCACACGTACAACGGTGGCGGCAACCGTGGAAGAGGTAGAGGCGGTGGTGATTTTCGTAGAGACGACGGGCGTCGGTTCCAGCCCGAGTGGAGAGATAATCGCTCTAGAGGTGGCAGACCATTCCGACCGAGGCGGGGTGGCGGAGGACGTGGTAGACCATTTAG GGGTGGCGGTTTTCGTGACTTCCGTGACAGACGCGGCGGAAGATATTCCCGTTCTCGAAGCCCTGATAGAACTCGTAGATCCAGGTCGTACAGCCCTGAAAGACGCGAAAAAGAAAGAGACAG CCACCGTAGTGAAGGCGAGTACGAAGAAGAAAGATACGTGGACAGGAAGGAGTACGACGGCAAGTGGGCGGATGGAAATGAACCCGAAAGAAACCACGTCGAGGAGAAACAAGAGGAGCAACCGCCCAAGGAGTGA
- the LOC113394459 gene encoding tetratricopeptide repeat protein 14 homolog isoform X1 produces METTLDASLVAQSINYHGQQLQKTWEGERGEEDLPKIGVGPLDFAVYQSRHKHLTFQDRGKRLKLHQFIAKEANALFDASLLEETPSSSSLGADATTPEDNLFALMPPFETFLNVDKSARLRHFFDNVKTGELIIGAVINRTASGMMLKVLCTAGPTSRYVADINVKAFLPVANIIPAVDKKNVSRNYLMNDTVCCEVIEVIPDTDKMVCGMKGVTRGPDDPLPKPPLGLLSTDDFPLIYKKTMEMKGENYEAILEKSPGFNNPNCVQYLSELLGISNMHCTNFSTLRGGFSITDYADELRQAQASKWAFRSVAEGIEHFKAGRHSEAFQCLNKALSIDPRNVEGLVARGALYANSGTFKKAIEDFETSLKLNPNHANARKYLGETLVALGRSYEDENKIAEAQKAYEDCLAIIPFHEEAQNSLDFLKSKTSTTKPLIEPAELLLPGLTGAKSFEMKETLKQLLNLTEKKEKKKKKKRGKGKKKRSSSSSSSSSDSSSSSSSSESSSSSSDSSESEGPNRKKKRRSQSNNKRQRSLSPLSKRMAMLGDSDSASRTHNSQFNHPYGYQPPPPPIDEPSNVTVRSQADIDYELKVRKFLEMTKEDSDYEEKVRNFLEETAQYKRNRKMQELGQQTQPGAADHDKKKKKKKDKKKKKESKRKRKEQEREEKRKAKLARMSNNSEYNLRDLENIGDKKLRDAIRKELKGKSKRDLSSEGEYERKHTEKSRILDDMDGLKELESKLSAYHVMVEKEVLGKRDGRSSASPIDQAPPPPLEKPKWKMSMNAVKEPGVKKKDTPVQKGYKERYAFEDSSDDSQDGRSKPSPSSGDKNVSVRRAMAMKEPPPLPSAPPPKAGREPDPPGTEPSHAHQHSHQQHQSHTSHAPVTNPVRKGNIVLDKFGSFRLAQEGETPVSVGDGRPEQFVTRIKPPTPSGRRPRSPPSPRRHSSNSSDEDRRSPKRSRSRSRPRKYRSRSGSRSRSGSSASGSVASRRRRSASPRSRSRSDARSSYYSRSRSRSRSGSRDRFRRFGRRGGNWRGRGGFERGTYYRPRFHTYNGGGNRGRGRGGGDFRRDDGRRFQPEWRDNRSRGGRPFRPRRGGGGRGRPFRGGGFRDFRDRRGGRYSRSRSPDRTRRSRSYSPERREKERDSHRSEGEYEEERYVDRKEYDGKWADGNEPERNHVEEKQEEQPPKE; encoded by the exons ATGGAAACGACCCTGGATGCGTCCTTAGTGGCGCAATCCATAAACTACCATGGGCAGCAACTACAAAAAACGTGGGAGGGCGAGCGAGGCGAGGAAGATCTGCCAAAGATTGGCGTAGGACCATTGGATTTTGCAGTGTACCAGTCCAGGCACAAGCATTTGACTTTCCAAGATCGTGGAAAGAGGCTCAAGTTACATCAGTTTATAGCTAAAGAAGCCAATGCATTATTTGATGCATCGTTATTAGAAGAAACTCCATCGTCCTCCAGTTTAGGGGCTGATGCCACTACGCCCGAAGACA ATTTGTTTGCTTTGATGCCAccatttgaaacatttttgaatGTGGACAAATCTGCCagattaagacatttttttgaT AATGTGAAGACAGGGGAGCTTATCATAGGAGCTGTGATCAACAGAACTGCCTCGGGAATGATGTTGAAGGTTCTTTGTACGGCTGGACCCACTTCTAGATATGTTGCTGATATCAATGTTAAG GCTTTTTTACCTGTGGCAAATATCATACCAGCAGTGGACAAGAAAAATGTGTCAAGAAACTACCTGATGAATGACACTGTGTGCTGTGAAGTTATTGAAGTTATCCCAGACACAGACAAAATGGTGTGCGGCATGAAAGGCGTCACTCGGGGCCCGGACGACCCGCTACCTAAGCCTCCTCTCGGACTCCTCAGCACTGACGATTTTCCACTAATCTACAA GAAAACTATGGAAATGAAAGGAGAAAACTATGAAGCCATATTGGAGAAGAGCCCTGGGTTCAATAATCCAAACTGCGTCCAATACCTCTCTGAACTACTTGGAATTTCCAACATGCACTGCACGAATTTTTCAACATTgag ggGAGGTTTTTCAATTACCGATTATGCTGATGAACTTCGTCAAGCTCAAGCAAGCAAGTGGGCATTTAGATCTGTAGCTGAAGGTATTGAACACTTTAAAGCAGGAAGACATTCAGAAGCATTCCAATGTCTTAATAAGGCATTGAGCATAGATCCTAGAAATGTGGAAGGTCTTGTTGCAAGAGGAGCTCTTTATGCAAACAGTGGAACATTTAAGAAGGCCATAGAAGACTTTGAAACTTCTCTTAAGCTGAACCCCAACCATGCAAACGCACGTAAATATTTGGGAGAGACCCTCGTAGCTTTGGGTCGAAGTTATGAAGATGAGAATAAAATAGCAGAAGCACAGAAGGCTTATGAAGATTGTCTTGCAATAATACCATTTCATGAAGAAGCTCAGAATTCATTAGATTTTCTCAAGAGTAAGACATCTACAACAAAGCCTTTGATTGAGCCAGCTGAATTACTTTTGCCAGGTTTGACAGGAGCAAAATCATTTGAAATGAAAGAAACATTGAAACAACTGTTAAATTTAACTGAgaagaaagaaaagaaaaagaagaaaaagcGTGGCAAAGGTAAAAAGAAAAGATCAAGCAGCTCTTCGTCATCATCGAGTGATTCATCTAGCTCCAGTTCCTCTTCAGagtcttcatcatcatcatcggaTTCAAGTG AATCAGAAGGGCCAAATCGCAAGAAAAAGCGTCGATCGCAATCAAATAACAAGAGGCAGCGCTCGCTGTCACCGCTCAGCAAGCGCATGGCGATGCTCGGAGACTCCGACTCCGCGTCGCGCACGCACAACTCGCAGTTCAACCACCCCTACGGGTACCAGCCGCCCCCGCCGCCCATTGATGAGCCCAGCAACGTGACCGTGAGATCGCAGGCCGATATTGACTACGAATTAAAg gtACGAAAGTTCCTTGAAATGACCAAGGAAGATTCTGACTACGAAGAAAAGGTACGCAACTTTTTAGAAGAAACAGCTCAGTATAAACGCAATCGTAAGATGCAGGAATTAGGTCAGCAGACACAGCCGGGAGCTGCTGATCATgacaagaagaagaagaaaaagaaagacAA AAAAAAGAAGAAAGAGTCGAAACGGAAACGAAAGGAGCAAGAGAGAGAAGAAAAGAGAAAAGCGAAGTTGGCGCGAATGTCTAACAACTCTGAATATAATCTTCGTGACTTAGAGAATATTGGTGACAAAAAACTGAGGGATGCAATAAg AAAGGAATTAAAAGGGAAATCGAAGAGAGACCTCAGTTCAGAAGGAGAATATGAGCGAAAACACAccgaaaaaag CCGGATATTAGATGACATGGACGGCTTAAAAGAGCTGGAATCAAAACTCAGCGCATACCACGTAATGGTAGAAAAGGAAGTTCTGGGCAAACGAGACGGGCGCAGTTCGGCGAGCCCCATCGACCAAGCACCTCCGCCGCCCCTCGAGAAACCAAAATGGAAGATGTCTATGAACGCTGTTAAGGAACC GGGTGTAAAGAAAAAAGACACTCCAGTACAAAAAGGATATAAAGAGCGCTACGCATTCGAAGATAGTTCCGATGATTCACAAGACGGACGATCTAAG CCATCTCCTTCGAGCGGCGACAAGAACGTGTCGGTGAGGCGCGCAATGGCTATGAAGGAGCCGCCACCGCTGCCGTCTGCGCCGCCGCCCAAGGCCGGCCGCGAGCCCGACCCGCCTGGCACCGAGCCCTCGCACGCGCACCAGCACTCTCACCAGCAGCACCAGTCGCACACCTCGCACGCGCCGGTAACTAAT CCTGTCCGCAAAGGAAATATTGTCCTGGACAAATTCGGTTCATTCCGACTCGCGCAAGAGGGCGAAACACCAGTGTCAGTGGGTGACGGTCGACCTGAACAGTTTGTAACACGGATCAAGCCACCTACACCATCTGGTCGCAGACCGAGATCACCTCCCTCGCCGCGAAGACATTCTTCTAACTCATCAGATGAAGATCGTCGTTCACCAAAACGATCTAGAAGCAG GTCTCGTCCCCGCAAGTATCGCTCTCGCTCTGGGTCCCGTTCACGCTCGGGCTCGAGCGCCAGCGGGTCCGTAGCGTCGCGCAGACGCCGCTCCGCTTCGCCGCGCTCGCGCTCGCGCTCGGACGCGAGGAGCTCGTATTACTCGCGAAGCAGATCCCGCTCTCGCTCTGGCTCTAGAGACAG GTTCCGTCGTTTCGGTCGCCGTGGAGGTAACTGGCGTGGTCGCGGCGGTTTCGAACGTGGTACATACTATCGTCCACGTTTCCACACGTACAACGGTGGCGGCAACCGTGGAAGAGGTAGAGGCGGTGGTGATTTTCGTAGAGACGACGGGCGTCGGTTCCAGCCCGAGTGGAGAGATAATCGCTCTAGAGGTGGCAGACCATTCCGACCGAGGCGGGGTGGCGGAGGACGTGGTAGACCATTTAG GGGTGGCGGTTTTCGTGACTTCCGTGACAGACGCGGCGGAAGATATTCCCGTTCTCGAAGCCCTGATAGAACTCGTAGATCCAGGTCGTACAGCCCTGAAAGACGCGAAAAAGAAAGAGACAG CCACCGTAGTGAAGGCGAGTACGAAGAAGAAAGATACGTGGACAGGAAGGAGTACGACGGCAAGTGGGCGGATGGAAATGAACCCGAAAGAAACCACGTCGAGGAGAAACAAGAGGAGCAACCGCCCAAGGAGTGA